AATTTTTGGGATGCTATGCAAGATTTAAGTCCAGCACTATTTAAAACATATGCTGCTATAAATAAATTATCAGATAACGAGGTTGGATATTGTTTTGCTACAAACGAGAGTATATCTATTAAACTTAACAAGCATGAGAAAAGTATTAGTAGAGATATAAGCGAACTAATCGAACTTGGATATCTATTTGCCAATCAAATAAAAATTGGATTTAAAGTTATTGAAAGACGTTTATACACTGCTGAAAATATCAAAACTTATATGAAGGATCAAAAGAACATTTCAAACTTAATTAAAACTACATTGAAAGAGATTGAAGGAGTATTTTATTACTACAACGAATCTAATTCTACGGGTAACAAAAGTGTTACTCGTAAATATACAGGTAACAAATTTGAGGATGGCACGGGTAACAATTATGAGGAGCGTACGGGTAACAAAAATGTTACGGTAACTAATACTAATATAACTAATACTAATTCTACTACTACTGAAATAAATACTGAACCAAAAAAAGAAAGTAGTAGTAGTCAATTTTTAAATATTTTAGATTCAAGTACAAAAGCAAATATCCTATCAAGTAATCCAAATATCACAGAAGCAGAGTTTAATGCTCTCTATGAAAAATGCAAACTTGAAGTTCAACAAGGATTTGCTAAAAACCTAAACAGTATTCTTGTGCAATCAGTTAGAGGTCTTTGGAACTTCCAAGCTAAAGAAGTTTCACCTAAATCAACTACACAAAAACCTAAAGCTGAAAAAGTAATTGTAACAATAGCAAATGACTGTATTGACTTTTACCAATGTTTCAAAGATTATCATACTCACGATGAGATAATTCAAAAATTTAAAAAATCTTGTACTGGTATGGATGAAGAGTTAATCAATAACTACACTGAAAAAGTTATCAAAGCATTGAAAGAGGTGGGATAATGGATGATAAGCAAAAGGAATTAATCAGATTAAGAAATTCACTTAATACTGAATTAGATATGACTAAATCAGATATAACCGAGTCTGAACAAGCTCTAAGAAAGCTCAAGCAAAAGAGATCAAGACTTGAAGCTAGAATTGCTAAAGTTAATGGTGAAATTATAAAAGCCAATAACGGTGGTAAAGAGGTTCCAATCTATTTCTGTAACTCGAAAGGAATGATTTAAATAGAATTTACAAAAAATAAAAAAGAAGGTTCAGTCCTAGAACTAAACCCTCAGGTTGCAATGAGAGTATAACACTGAGCCTTCTTGTATGTCAATTAAAAAAATATCTTGGAGGATAAAATGATAATAAAACTTAATAAAAACGACTTTAAAAATCTTATGGAGATTTTAGAAAAACATCAAATAATACAGGCTTCAACTTCAAATGAAGTTGTACAATTTGAAGCTTTCAAAATTGTTTATAAACTTAGTTTAGAAGAGGAGCTAGTACAAATCAAAAGCCAATCTAGAGATATTGATGAGTTTTTCAATAAAATCCATCAAATAGCTGAAATAGAAGACAGAATGATTCCTGGTGAAGGAAAGTGTTCTTTAAAGAAAATTATCGAAAAAGAGTTAGGTATTAATTTATCGGAGGTAGAAGAATGTCAGTAATCTTAATTAAAAATAATAAAGGGGGAGTTGGTAAGAGTTGGATAACTCTCCAACTTGCTCACGGACTACAACATGTTACAAATAAAAAAGTTTTGATTGTAACATCTGATAATCAAAATAACATTTTAGAATATGCTGGAATGGAAAAAACAGTTTCAAACTCAGGACTTGAAAAATGGATAAAAACTGGAACTGGTGACTTAATAAGATTAAGAGAAAATCTATTTTTTATCCCTCTCAAAACATCACACTTGAACCTACAGTCCAAAGAGAGATTGGAACGGCTATTTGAGGCATTTAAAGAGGAATATGAGTATATTTTAATAGACTCTACACCTGTAGTTGGAATAGATAAGTACTTTGTTGAATTAGCAGATAAAGTAGTTGTTCCTGGATTTGCTGATAAGGTAACTATAAACTCGATAACTTCACTTTTAGAAGGAGTTGAAATTAGAAAAGTCAAATCAGTTATCATAAACAAATGGACTAAAACAGCTAAAGAGAAAGAATACTATAATGGATTAAAAGAGGTCTTAGAGCCTTTTGAAATACATCTAACTGCTCCAATAAGTCAAAGTGCAACAATTGGAAAACTGATTGATGATGGAAAAACAATCTGGGAATCTAACTCTAAAAAAATTAAAACAATACAAGAAAGTTTTGTGACTGTGATCGAGGAGATACTATGAAAGCATTGGCTAGTTTAAAAGCAAAAGTACAAGAGGATTATCAAAGTTCATTCGAATTTGAAAAGTATGAAATTGAGGAAGATATCAAAAAAGAGGTTATTGAAAATGAAGCTATTATATTTCGGAACTTCCGAAATATGTCTGAATCTTTATATAAAGTTTGTAAGGCTCTTTATGAAAATTCTCTAAAATTGAAAAGGTCTGAAGGTAGCTTTATGGCCTGGTATGAAAATATTGGATTGAGTAAAGATAAAGTATCTGAGCTTCTAAAAAGATATGATTTATATATGAACTTTCCAGATAAGGCTCAATATATAACAAGTCTTTCAACTCAGGCAGTTAAACTACTTACAGGTAAGGACCTTGATATAAATATTGTTTATGACACTGTGGAATTGGAACTTATAAAAGTTGATGACATTAGATGCTTTATAGAGGCTAGAAGTACTCTAAAAGAAGATATAATAGAACTAGAGGAGGGATATAAGATTG
The window above is part of the Cetobacterium sp. ZOR0034 genome. Proteins encoded here:
- a CDS encoding ParA family protein, which encodes MSVILIKNNKGGVGKSWITLQLAHGLQHVTNKKVLIVTSDNQNNILEYAGMEKTVSNSGLEKWIKTGTGDLIRLRENLFFIPLKTSHLNLQSKERLERLFEAFKEEYEYILIDSTPVVGIDKYFVELADKVVVPGFADKVTINSITSLLEGVEIRKVKSVIINKWTKTAKEKEYYNGLKEVLEPFEIHLTAPISQSATIGKLIDDGKTIWESNSKKIKTIQESFVTVIEEIL
- a CDS encoding helix-turn-helix domain-containing protein, which gives rise to MNNKNFWDAMQDLSPALFKTYAAINKLSDNEVGYCFATNESISIKLNKHEKSISRDISELIELGYLFANQIKIGFKVIERRLYTAENIKTYMKDQKNISNLIKTTLKEIEGVFYYYNESNSTGNKSVTRKYTGNKFEDGTGNNYEERTGNKNVTVTNTNITNTNSTTTEINTEPKKESSSSQFLNILDSSTKANILSSNPNITEAEFNALYEKCKLEVQQGFAKNLNSILVQSVRGLWNFQAKEVSPKSTTQKPKAEKVIVTIANDCIDFYQCFKDYHTHDEIIQKFKKSCTGMDEELINNYTEKVIKALKEVG